A single window of Nitrospinota bacterium DNA harbors:
- the ftsZ gene encoding cell division protein FtsZ — protein MGKDKDTLKVEQPLFNFASDANRSAKIMVVGCGGGGGNAVLAMMSNSIEGVEFVICNTDSQALYRSNVPVKIQIGKNLTRGLGAGGNPEVGKKAALEDIEAISAILDGADMVFVTAGMGGGTGTGAAPIVASIAKDKGALTVGVVTKPFSFEGKKRSLQADMGLKELEKCTDTLITIPNQRLLGIVDKKTSLLDAFTTADSVLVNAVKGISNLITVHGHVNLDFADVQTIMSEMGQALMGSGIAVGDNKAIEAAQKAIHSPLLEEASIKGAKGILINITGGPDMTLYEVNEAAMEIQRNAHEDANIIFGSVIDPTFKEEIMVTVIATGFDPEAARREEMLEAKKAEEARVAKEEAVKTKQNLMSLPRVKQEKHAISMDFDEFTDPVEIPTFMRRQAD, from the coding sequence ATGGGAAAAGATAAGGATACTTTAAAGGTAGAGCAACCGCTCTTTAATTTTGCCAGCGACGCGAATCGTTCGGCAAAGATTATGGTGGTCGGATGTGGCGGAGGTGGCGGGAACGCCGTTCTTGCGATGATGAGCAACTCAATTGAAGGGGTGGAATTTGTGATCTGCAATACGGATTCACAGGCGCTATACCGCTCCAATGTTCCGGTAAAGATCCAGATAGGCAAGAATCTCACAAGAGGTCTTGGCGCTGGCGGAAATCCTGAAGTAGGAAAAAAGGCGGCGCTTGAGGATATTGAAGCAATCAGCGCCATTCTGGACGGCGCCGATATGGTGTTTGTCACGGCAGGTATGGGTGGCGGTACAGGGACCGGCGCCGCTCCTATAGTCGCTTCGATAGCAAAGGACAAAGGCGCGCTGACTGTTGGCGTGGTAACGAAGCCTTTCAGTTTCGAAGGTAAAAAGAGGTCGCTACAGGCGGATATGGGGCTGAAGGAACTTGAAAAGTGTACCGATACCCTTATAACCATCCCGAACCAAAGACTCCTCGGAATAGTCGACAAGAAAACCTCCCTGCTAGATGCCTTTACGACCGCTGATTCGGTGCTCGTAAACGCTGTGAAGGGTATATCAAATCTCATAACGGTGCATGGACACGTGAACCTCGACTTCGCGGACGTGCAGACAATAATGTCCGAAATGGGTCAGGCGCTGATGGGGAGCGGTATAGCGGTTGGCGACAACAAGGCTATTGAAGCGGCTCAAAAGGCTATTCATTCACCGTTGCTTGAGGAAGCTTCAATAAAGGGTGCAAAAGGAATTCTTATAAATATCACCGGTGGGCCGGACATGACCCTCTACGAGGTAAACGAAGCGGCAATGGAGATACAGAGGAATGCCCATGAAGACGCCAATATCATTTTCGGCTCTGTCATAGATCCGACTTTCAAGGAAGAGATAATGGTTACGGTCATCGCAACCGGTTTCGATCCTGAAGCGGCGCGCAGAGAGGAAATGCTGGAAGCCAAAAAGGCCGAAGAAGCAAGAGTGGCCAAGGAGGAGGCAGTGAAAACCAAACAGAACCTGATGAGCCTGCCGAGAGTAAAACAGGAAAAGCACGCGATCAGCATGGACTTCGATGAGTTCACGGATCCCGTGGAGATACCGACTTTCATGAGAAGACAGGCCGATTAA
- a CDS encoding GAF domain-containing protein: MNKRNVELARKIVNRDLRKDNFVLREKLTFVVQSNQKNYEILQKFNDVGDRILKCADLRSLVLETSEMIRKEFAISAVTFCLDRRFEKYLGKQKVENGELNDALFERLFYMDREKLAEMRGASGLPILRGDLEHGSVDHFGFRLFRRVKSEAIVPLFHLGDNIGTLNLGCNTPSRYRSGTPVDFLTQMAKILSLTISIHELKSQLNDHVKNVN; the protein is encoded by the coding sequence GTGAATAAAAGAAACGTGGAGCTTGCCAGGAAAATCGTTAACAGGGATTTGAGGAAAGACAATTTCGTCCTTAGGGAAAAACTGACGTTCGTTGTACAGTCGAACCAGAAAAACTATGAAATTCTCCAGAAGTTCAACGATGTTGGGGACAGAATTTTGAAATGCGCCGATTTACGGTCGCTGGTATTGGAAACTTCAGAAATGATCAGGAAGGAGTTTGCCATCAGCGCCGTTACTTTCTGCCTGGACAGAAGGTTCGAAAAGTATCTTGGCAAACAGAAAGTGGAAAATGGAGAGTTGAACGACGCGCTTTTTGAAAGGCTGTTCTACATGGATAGAGAAAAGCTGGCAGAGATGAGGGGAGCATCCGGCCTGCCGATCCTTCGCGGAGACCTGGAGCATGGTTCGGTGGATCACTTTGGTTTCAGACTGTTCAGACGTGTAAAATCGGAGGCCATCGTGCCGCTATTCCATCTTGGGGACAATATCGGGACATTGAATCTGGGGTGCAATACCCCTTCAAGGTATCGTAGCGGTACGCCGGTAGATTTTTTGACTCAAATGGCGAAGATACTTTCACTAACGATCTCGATTCATGAGTTGAAAAGCCAATTGAATGATCATGTGAAAAATGTGAACTGA
- a CDS encoding glycosyltransferase family 2 protein — translation MANRPYLSVVIPVYNEEKNIPLLLEELARHLAPYDYELIFIDDGCVDKSYEILKEKRESNRRIKIIRFNGNYGQHAAFAAGFQVAKGDLVAMIDSDLQNDPAELPRFINEIENNGFAAAFGWRVNRENSFFMRRIPSKMFNFMRNRFLKHPLHDYGCALNVFRREFIDELSDNLDFLKHITTYIASKGVPVTEVKIQERKRSEGKSRYNFMRLLQLSLDLLITSASKPIATTILMATAALSVLLCFTAFIVGYPALKSGEVTLLEYIIYPYMFFMGGLVSAVLALINERASGLFRHLLKKPVYIVKEFLE, via the coding sequence ATGGCAAACCGCCCCTACCTGAGCGTGGTCATCCCCGTATATAATGAGGAGAAGAACATACCTTTACTGCTGGAAGAGCTGGCGCGGCACCTTGCCCCATACGATTACGAGCTGATATTCATCGACGACGGCTGTGTAGACAAGAGCTACGAAATCCTGAAAGAGAAACGGGAGAGCAACAGGAGAATAAAGATAATAAGGTTCAACGGCAATTACGGACAGCACGCGGCCTTCGCCGCCGGGTTCCAGGTGGCGAAGGGTGACCTTGTCGCCATGATAGATTCCGACCTGCAGAACGATCCCGCAGAGCTACCCCGCTTCATAAACGAAATAGAGAATAACGGGTTCGCCGCCGCTTTCGGATGGAGGGTGAACAGGGAGAACTCCTTCTTCATGCGAAGGATCCCGTCGAAGATGTTCAACTTCATGCGGAACAGGTTCCTTAAACATCCCCTTCACGACTACGGATGCGCGCTTAACGTATTCAGGCGGGAGTTCATAGACGAGCTTTCGGACAATCTCGACTTCCTGAAACATATTACTACCTACATCGCCTCGAAGGGGGTTCCAGTTACGGAGGTGAAGATACAGGAACGAAAAAGGAGCGAAGGGAAATCGCGCTACAACTTCATGCGCCTTTTACAGCTTAGCCTCGACCTTCTGATAACGTCAGCATCGAAACCGATAGCGACAACCATCCTTATGGCGACGGCTGCGCTCTCCGTCCTCCTCTGTTTCACCGCTTTTATTGTCGGCTACCCCGCTCTGAAGTCGGGTGAAGTGACGCTCCTCGAATACATAATCTATCCATACATGTTCTTCATGGGTGGGCTTGTCTCCGCCGTTCTCGCGCTGATAAACGAACGCGCCTCCGGCCTCTTCCGCCACCTCCTTAAAAAACCTGTCTACATCGTCAAAGAATTTCTGGAATAA
- a CDS encoding chemotaxis protein translates to MMSKTGILLESGTNELEIVEFQINYNDEHGNIVPSYYGVNVAKVKEIIKTPPKFSDVPKAHPSIIGVINLRGKIIPIVNLPQWLDKEDDGSTCKRVIITEFNRILTGFMVHEVARIHRVSWTSVETPAGIMNQAEKECITGMVKFDEKILMMLDFERIVSEINPDMGRVSKIDIRSSGKRAGKTIFIAEDSAFVRKQMSEMLKTAGYRVFTASNGREALTKLTTAAEEARKSSRQIKSYLNLIITDIEMPAMDGLHLVTNLKKHDVLKDVPVVVYSSLVTDENKKKWKSIGVDHFLSKPDLAKLVHHVDRLAK, encoded by the coding sequence ATGATGTCCAAAACAGGTATATTGCTGGAAAGCGGCACGAACGAACTTGAGATAGTCGAATTCCAGATAAATTACAACGATGAACATGGGAATATCGTACCGAGCTATTACGGGGTAAATGTAGCGAAGGTAAAGGAGATCATCAAAACTCCCCCCAAATTTTCCGATGTTCCAAAAGCGCATCCATCGATCATTGGGGTTATAAACCTTCGTGGAAAGATCATCCCGATAGTAAATCTCCCCCAATGGCTCGATAAGGAAGATGACGGATCGACCTGCAAAAGGGTGATAATTACTGAGTTCAACCGGATACTTACCGGGTTTATGGTGCATGAGGTGGCGCGCATACATAGAGTATCATGGACGTCGGTTGAAACCCCGGCGGGGATAATGAACCAGGCCGAAAAAGAGTGCATCACCGGGATGGTTAAGTTTGACGAAAAGATATTGATGATGCTTGATTTCGAGAGGATAGTCTCCGAGATTAATCCAGATATGGGGCGCGTCAGCAAGATCGATATTAGAAGTTCTGGCAAGAGAGCGGGGAAAACGATTTTCATCGCGGAGGATTCGGCCTTTGTGAGGAAACAGATGAGCGAGATGCTCAAAACTGCCGGATACAGGGTCTTCACCGCCTCAAACGGCAGGGAGGCGCTTACAAAGCTGACGACCGCCGCGGAGGAAGCCCGGAAAAGCAGCAGGCAGATCAAAAGTTACCTCAACCTGATAATCACAGACATTGAAATGCCTGCGATGGACGGCCTTCATCTTGTTACGAATTTAAAAAAGCACGATGTTCTCAAGGATGTTCCTGTAGTGGTCTATTCCTCTCTTGTTACGGATGAAAACAAGAAGAAATGGAAATCTATCGGCGTGGATCATTTCCTCAGCAAACCAGACCTGGCAAAGCTGGTTCATCATGTGGACAGGCTCGCCAAATAG